A single region of the Salarchaeum japonicum genome encodes:
- a CDS encoding universal stress protein, giving the protein MTFLVAYDDSELSRTALDRAVEFAGEREVVAVTAIPRSPAYARANDWLDADEAFDMDAIEERLRDRVHERQPDVSFEPVRLESAPPLATIGLAVRKAARRFDADVVFVGSRSAGRLVTNLVSVGQNVATDAGYDVHIVRHPS; this is encoded by the coding sequence ATGACGTTTCTCGTCGCCTACGACGACTCGGAACTCTCGCGAACCGCGCTCGACCGCGCCGTGGAGTTCGCGGGGGAGCGGGAGGTCGTCGCCGTCACCGCGATACCGCGCAGTCCGGCCTACGCCCGCGCGAACGACTGGCTCGACGCCGACGAAGCGTTCGACATGGACGCAATCGAGGAACGACTCCGCGACCGCGTCCACGAACGCCAGCCGGACGTGTCGTTCGAACCGGTTCGGTTGGAGTCCGCGCCGCCGCTCGCGACCATCGGTCTCGCGGTGCGGAAGGCCGCCCGCCGGTTCGACGCCGACGTCGTGTTCGTCGGCAGTCGGAGCGCGGGTCGTCTCGTCACGAACCTCGTGAGCGTCGGGCAGAACGTCGCGACCGACGCGGGCTACGACGTGCACATCGTCCGGCATCCGTCATAG
- a CDS encoding DUF7550 family protein, with translation MSDTTDTDEPADEQDGASRHDSRVTSPMQAYGGRAVLTGFLVLLLGLAVVVAPALLV, from the coding sequence ATGAGTGACACCACCGATACCGACGAACCAGCCGACGAACAGGACGGGGCGTCCCGTCACGACTCCCGCGTCACGTCGCCGATGCAGGCGTACGGCGGGCGCGCCGTCCTCACCGGTTTTCTCGTTCTCCTCCTCGGGCTCGCCGTCGTCGTCGCCCCCGCCCTCCTAGTCTAG